The Daucus carota subsp. sativus chromosome 7, DH1 v3.0, whole genome shotgun sequence genome window below encodes:
- the LOC108194563 gene encoding uncharacterized protein LOC108194563 — translation MHIEKNICEALLGTMLNIPKKTKDKESVRLDMAEMGIRTELRPKNPGRKEKLPLASWNLTHSEKKVVCSSFLGMKLPDGFCSNIRSLVSMETLRLTGMKSHDCHMILHHLLPIAIRSSLQKQVRNTVIRFCLFFKAICSKVIEVDKLEKMQSQLVETLCHLEKYFPPSLFDVMFHLSVHLVREVELCGPIFLRWMYPFERYMKTFKGYIRNRARAEGCIAEAYIAEEAVECLVNHEEATVGIPKNGRHRNDAVCRPLSGASVITPSDNDLHLAHLCVLQNTASVRPYFNEHMCFLMTKYPENENNEMWLKNKQNETFPEWFKEKIASNFLDEMEISQEIRWIADGPNKDVPTFNGYKMDGITFSTKDRDDTRNVQCSGVCVQADTMVVQGKDQIVEHASPTFYGVIIGIWELDYNNFRIPIFRCNWIDMNRGTKVDDLGYTLVNLNRLGFFNDPFVLAKHVKQVCYIDDPLDKLWSVVLKLPEKNYHEDNDEENEGSVEVELENEFFIPNLPDVDLDEATTSYMRDVDELIQLL, via the exons ATGCACATCGAGAAAAACATTTGCGAAGCTTTACTTGGTACTATGCTTAATATACCCAAGAAGACAAAAGATAAGGAATCTGTCCGGCTAGACATGGCTGAAATGGGAATAAGAACGGAGCTAAGGCCAAAAAATCCCGGGAGAAAGGAGAAGTTACCATTGGCATCTTGGAATTTAACTCATTCGGAAAAAAAAGTAGTTTGCTCATCATTTCTTGGCATGAAGTTGCCTGATGGCTTTTGTTCAAATATTAGAAGTTTAGTTTCAATGGAAACTCTTCGACTTACTGGAATGAAATCTCACGACTGCCATATGATCTTGCATCACTTGCTCCCAATTGCGATACGATCGTCACTGCAAAAACAGGTCAGAAACACTGTCATCAGGTTTTGTCTCTTTTTTAAGGCAATTTGCAGTAAAGTTATTGAGGTTGATAAGTTGGAGAAAATGCAATCCCAGCTGGTGGAAACTTTGTGCCACCTTGAAAAGTACTTCCCCCCTTCCTTGTTTGATGTGATGTTTCATCTCTCGGTCCATCTTGTACGAGAAGTAGAGCTTTGTGGACCAATTTTTTTGAGGTGGATGTATCCATTTGAGAGATATATGAAGACATTTAAAGGGTATATAAGAAATCGGGCTCGCGCAGAAGGTTGCATAGCTGAGGCCTATATTGCAGAAGAAGCTGTTGAGTGTTTGGTGAACCATGAGGAGGCTACTGTTGGGATACCAAAAAATGGCAGGCATAGGAATGATGCTGTTTGTAGGCCATTATCTGGTGCATCAGTTATAACTCCGAGCGACAATGATTTGCATTTAGCCCATTTATGTGTTTTACAAAATACGGCTTCGGTTAGGCCATATTTTAA TGAACACATGTGTTTTTTGATGACCAAATATCcggaaaatgaaaataatgaaatgTGGCTAAAGAATAAGCAAAATGAGACATTCCCAGAATGGTTCAAAGAAAAG ATTGCTTCAAATTTTCTCGACGAAATGGAGATATCACAAGAAATCAGATGGATCGCAGATGGGCCCAATAAGGATGTCCCTACATTCAATGGTTACAAAATGGATGGGATTACCTTTAGCACCAAAGATCGTGATGATACACGTAATGTTCAGTGCAGTGGCGTGTGTGTTCAAGCCGATACCATGGTTGTGCAGGGGAAGGATCAAATTGTTGAGCATGCCTCGCCTACATTTTATGGAGTGATAATAGGTATATGGGAGTTAGACTATAACAACTTTAGGATCCCTATTTTTCGTTGTAATTGGATTGATATGAATAGAGGGACTAAGGTAGATGACTTGGGTTATACTTTGGTTAATTTGAATAGGTTGGGGTTTTTTAATGATCCATTTGTGTTAGCAAAACACGTTAAACAAGTATGTTACATAGATGATCCTCTTGATAAATTATGGTCCGTGGTGTTGAAATTACCCGAGAAAAACTATCATGAGGACaatgatgaagaaaatgaggGATCCGTGGAAGTAGAACTTGAGAATGAGTTCTTTATACCAAATTTGCCGGATGTTGATTTAGACGAGGCAACAACTAGTTATATGCGAGACGTAGATGAACTAATTCAACTTTTATga
- the LOC135147874 gene encoding uncharacterized protein LOC135147874, whose protein sequence is MDRSWLVADRRTKEFQRGVDELLLFAFENGYDEKKISCPCLKCAHSKSWKAQTVRCHLFQNGIDQTYTRWIWHGELNTESKSPAEDTASSESVDQIPMQPENDDIDDDISFDSADAFNHVQSEHEPLYPGCEGFTKMKALVKLYNLKAKHQVSDGCFSELLLLVGSMLPEGNTFPSSFSEAKKSLCALGMEYEKIHVCPNDCLLYRGEKDEDETRCRVCQASRWKLNKKGEELEGVPAKVLWYFPLIPRLRTLFSSAQTAKDLTWHDTERINDGKLRHPADSKTWKEVDSKWPEFSSDSRNLRLALSSDGFNPFYSTNIDYSCWPVLMSIYNLPPWLCMKRKYIMLCLLISGPKEPGNDIDVFLQPLIEDLQKLWTGKQVYDAYKREYFLLRGILLWTISDNPAYGNLSGNIVKGYNACPVCVDGTKATRLANYRKCVVMRHRRWLPRSHPYRRKKEDFDNTVEKETAPIPLTGLEVLERTKHLKCHVFDTFSM, encoded by the exons aTGGACAGGTCTTGGTTGGTGGCTGATAGAAGAACAAAGGAATTTCAAAGAGGAGTAGATGAATTATTGTTATTTGCATTTGAGAACGGCtatgatgaaaaaaaaatcagttgtCCATGTTTAAAATGCGCACATAGCAAGTCCTGGAAAGCTCAAACAGTGAGGTGCCACCTTTTTCAAAATGGTATAGATCAGACCTACACGCGTTGGATATGGCATGGGGAGTTAAATACCGAAAGCAAGTCTCCTGCAGAAGACACAGCTAGTTCAGAGTCTGTGGACCAAATCCCGATGCAACCAGAaaatgatgatattgatgatgatattTCTTTTGATTCCGCTGATGCATTTAACCATGTTCAATCTGAACATGAACCACTTTATCCGGGGTGTGAGGGATTTACGAAGATGAAGGCTTTGGTAAAGTTATATAACTTGAAAGCAAAACACCAAGTATCAGATGGTTGCTTCTCTGAACTTCTATTGCTGGTTGGTTCCATGCTCCCGGAAGGCAACACTTTCCCTTCTTCATTTAGTGAAGCAAAAAAAAGCTTGTGCGCTTTAGGAATGGAGTATGAAAAAATTCACGTATGTCCAAATGATTGTTTATTGTATCGTGGAGAAAAGGATGAAGATGAGACACGTTGTCGTGTTTGTCAAGCCTCTAGATGGAAGTTGAACAAAAAAGGAGAAGAATTAGAAGGGGTTCCGGCAAAAGTTTTATGGTATTTTCCGTTGATACCACGTTTGAGGACTTTATTCAGTTCTGCACAAACAGCCAAGGATTTGACTTGGCACGACACGGAGAGAATAAATGATGGTAAATTGAGACATCCAGCGGATTCAAAGACATGGAAGGAAGTCGACAGTAAGTGGCCAGAGTTTTCTTCAGATTCTAGAAACCTCCGCTTGGCTTTGTCTTCAGATGGGTTCAATCCCTTTTACAGCACAAATATTGATTATTCATGTTGGCCAGTTTTAATGTCAATCTACAATCTCCCACCATGGCTTTGTATGAAGAGGAAGTATATTATGCTATGTTTATTGATATCCGGACCAAAGGAACCTGGCAATGATATTGATGTGTTCCTTCAGCCGCTCATTGAAGATTTACAAAAGTTATGGACCGGAAAACAAGTTTATGATGCATACAAGAGGGAGTATTTCTTGCTGCGAGGCATCTTGTTATGGACAATTAGTGACAATCCAGCCTATGGTAACTTGTCAGGGAACATTGTAAAAGGGTATAATGCGTGTCCTGTTTGCGTTGATGGAACAAAAGCAACGAGGCTGGCTAATTACCGAAAGTGCGTGGTCATGAGGCATCGGAGGTGGTTGCCCCGTTCACATCCATATCGCAGGAAGAAAGAAGACTTTGATAACACTGTGGAAAAGGAAACTGCCCCAATTCCATTAACCGGGTTGGAGGTGCTTGAGAGAACAAAACATTTGAAGTGTCATGTCTTTG ACACGTTCTCGATGTGA